Proteins found in one Paenibacillus wynnii genomic segment:
- a CDS encoding LCP family protein, with product MSTRNNSLPPRNGQQRNNRQQPPKSVPKKSKGKKKKGFFARLGRAILILFIIAVLGVVGYFTYLYMKLDQGVLDTGVDKPVAPEQSAKVKPLTMLLLGTDNRPKHASSLTDVIMVVSLNPVTKSATIVSLPRDTYLELDGYKKDKINGYYSRFKKKEKTSGLSAEDEMKTMMGKYLDVKVDYVTILDFQAFRDVVDALKGVNVNISNDMCYTDSVDGTNINLKKGPAKLNGDKALDYVRYRKSNCEPKTKGSDDFERNKRQNEVLHSMIDKMQSIGGVIKIGGVLDAVDNNMKTDIERDQFKDMIAHYYKISKNDVEFKPVTGTWRSPYVYINEEELDAAKQSLQDRLTETSPATSDSP from the coding sequence ATGAGTACACGCAACAACAGTTTGCCACCTAGGAATGGACAACAAAGAAATAACAGACAGCAGCCCCCAAAATCCGTTCCTAAGAAGTCTAAAGGAAAGAAAAAGAAAGGCTTCTTCGCCAGACTGGGAAGAGCCATCCTTATCCTCTTTATTATTGCGGTTCTTGGAGTGGTCGGATATTTCACTTACTTGTACATGAAGCTTGATCAAGGTGTATTGGATACCGGTGTTGACAAGCCGGTGGCTCCCGAGCAATCAGCCAAGGTCAAACCGCTCACCATGCTCCTTTTGGGTACGGACAATAGACCTAAGCACGCTTCTTCCCTAACGGATGTCATTATGGTTGTTTCGCTTAATCCGGTAACCAAATCCGCTACCATCGTTTCGCTTCCGCGGGATACGTATTTAGAACTGGACGGATATAAGAAGGATAAGATTAATGGCTACTATTCGCGCTTCAAGAAGAAAGAGAAAACCTCGGGTCTTTCGGCGGAAGATGAGATGAAGACAATGATGGGCAAGTATTTGGATGTTAAAGTGGATTATGTAACCATTCTGGATTTCCAGGCCTTTCGTGACGTGGTGGATGCGTTAAAAGGAGTTAACGTAAATATCAGTAACGACATGTGCTATACAGATAGCGTTGACGGGACGAATATCAATTTGAAAAAGGGACCGGCAAAGCTGAATGGCGATAAAGCGCTTGACTATGTTCGGTACCGTAAATCCAATTGTGAGCCTAAAACCAAAGGATCAGACGATTTTGAACGCAATAAGCGCCAAAACGAGGTTCTGCATTCCATGATCGACAAAATGCAGTCTATTGGCGGTGTAATCAAAATCGGTGGTGTTCTGGATGCTGTCGATAACAATATGAAGACCGATATCGAACGGGACCAGTTCAAAGATATGATAGCCCATTATTACAAAATCTCTAAGAATGACGTGGAGTTTAAGCCTGTAACTGGAACATGGCGCAGTCCCTATGTATATATTAACGAAGAAGAGCTAGATGCTGCCAAACAAAGTCTTCAGGATCGACTGACTGAAACATCCCCGGCTACCTCAGACAGTCCCTGA
- a CDS encoding YlaH-like family protein, whose protein sequence is MQVWFAAHPVIAYIVIFVLLTYVYNQVFRVNQKLPIGKEIVLYIMMAVGSGMLLIFQHDKLPIIQCLLVAVGLMLLVRVRYFVEARQKKKAAALAKRQ, encoded by the coding sequence ATGCAGGTCTGGTTTGCTGCGCATCCCGTTATTGCCTATATCGTTATATTTGTACTGCTTACTTATGTGTATAATCAGGTATTTCGTGTTAATCAGAAATTGCCTATCGGCAAAGAAATTGTACTTTATATTATGATGGCCGTCGGCTCAGGCATGCTCCTTATTTTTCAGCATGATAAGCTGCCTATCATTCAGTGTTTATTAGTCGCAGTAGGCCTGATGCTTCTTGTGCGGGTGCGTTATTTTGTGGAAGCCAGGCAGAAGAAAAAAGCCGCCGCGTTAGCTAAAAGACAGTAA
- the typA gene encoding translational GTPase TypA yields the protein MHSRKDIRNIAIIAHVDHGKTTLVDQLLQQSGIFRDHETMQERAMDSNDLERERGITILAKNTAITYKEFLINIVDTPGHADFGGEVERIMKMVDGVLLVVDAYEGCMPQTKFVLRKALEQHLTPIVVVNKIDRPAARPKEVIDEVLDLFIELEASDDQLEFPVVYASAINGTSSMDPDKQEETMLALYETITEHIPAPTEKVEEPLQFLVTLMDYNEYLGRIAIGRVNRGVIKQGQSVTVIMRDGKSKTARIEKLFGFQGLKRVETEEAGAGDIVAIAGIKDINIGETIADPQHPEALPVLKIDEPTMQMTFLVNNSPFAGKEGKWVTSRKLRERLFKELETDVSLRVDETDSPDAFIVSGRGELHLGILIENMRREGYEMQVSKPEVIVKEIDGARMEPLERLMIDVPDESMGSVMESLGSRKAEMVNMVNTGTGQVRLEFLIPARGLIGYNTHFLTLTRGYGVMNHAFDSYAPLIGGQVGGRHQGVLVSSETGTTTHYGMMGVEDRGILFLEPGTDIYEGMIVGEHTRDNDIIVNICREKQLTNVRSATKDETVKMKTPRMFSLEQALEYLNDDEYCEITPKSVRLRKKILNKSERERVEKQRKTAQANS from the coding sequence ATGCATTCAAGAAAAGATATTCGCAATATTGCGATCATTGCCCACGTTGACCACGGCAAAACGACACTAGTCGATCAGCTTCTGCAACAATCGGGGATTTTCCGAGATCACGAAACTATGCAGGAACGCGCTATGGACTCCAACGATTTGGAGCGCGAGCGTGGTATTACCATCCTAGCTAAAAATACAGCCATTACCTATAAAGAGTTCTTGATTAACATTGTTGATACCCCAGGCCATGCTGACTTTGGTGGCGAAGTAGAACGTATTATGAAAATGGTTGACGGTGTACTATTGGTTGTTGACGCTTATGAAGGTTGCATGCCGCAAACGAAGTTCGTTCTGCGTAAAGCCCTTGAACAGCATCTTACACCTATCGTTGTCGTGAACAAGATTGACCGTCCGGCTGCTCGTCCGAAGGAAGTTATTGATGAGGTTCTAGATTTGTTCATCGAGCTTGAAGCTAGTGATGATCAGTTGGAATTCCCGGTTGTATACGCATCTGCCATCAATGGTACATCAAGTATGGATCCTGACAAGCAGGAGGAAACCATGCTTGCGCTGTATGAGACCATTACTGAGCATATCCCGGCTCCTACTGAAAAGGTCGAAGAACCACTTCAGTTCCTCGTTACACTGATGGATTACAATGAATATTTGGGTCGTATCGCTATTGGACGTGTTAACCGCGGTGTGATCAAGCAAGGTCAATCTGTAACGGTTATTATGCGCGACGGAAAGAGCAAGACCGCCCGTATTGAGAAACTGTTTGGCTTCCAAGGATTGAAGCGTGTGGAAACGGAAGAAGCAGGAGCAGGTGATATCGTTGCCATTGCAGGTATTAAAGATATCAACATTGGTGAGACCATTGCTGATCCACAGCATCCTGAAGCATTGCCAGTTCTGAAAATTGACGAGCCAACCATGCAAATGACGTTCCTTGTCAATAACAGTCCTTTCGCTGGTAAAGAAGGTAAATGGGTAACTTCGCGTAAATTGCGTGAGCGTCTTTTCAAAGAGCTTGAGACTGATGTCAGCTTGCGTGTAGACGAAACCGACAGCCCGGATGCATTTATTGTATCAGGACGCGGTGAGCTTCACCTTGGTATTCTGATCGAGAATATGCGTCGTGAAGGATATGAAATGCAAGTATCCAAGCCTGAAGTTATCGTTAAAGAAATCGATGGAGCCAGAATGGAGCCACTCGAGCGTCTGATGATCGACGTTCCTGACGAGAGCATGGGATCTGTTATGGAAAGCCTTGGAAGCCGCAAAGCTGAAATGGTTAACATGGTAAACACAGGTACGGGCCAAGTTCGTCTGGAATTCCTGATTCCAGCACGCGGTTTGATCGGTTATAATACACACTTCCTGACACTGACACGCGGTTACGGCGTTATGAACCATGCCTTTGACAGCTATGCACCATTGATTGGCGGTCAAGTAGGCGGACGTCATCAAGGCGTTCTCGTATCCAGTGAGACTGGAACTACAACTCATTATGGAATGATGGGTGTTGAAGATCGTGGTATTCTCTTCCTGGAGCCAGGAACAGATATCTACGAAGGTATGATCGTGGGTGAACATACCCGTGATAACGACATCATCGTTAACATTTGTAGAGAAAAGCAGCTTACTAACGTGCGTTCTGCTACAAAGGACGAGACTGTAAAAATGAAGACGCCACGTATGTTCTCTCTGGAACAAGCGTTGGAATATTTGAATGACGATGAGTACTGTGAAATCACACCTAAATCCGTTCGTCTGCGCAAAAAGATTTTGAACAAGAGCGAACGCGAACGTGTGGAAAAACAACGTAAAACTGCACAAGCCAACTCATAA
- a CDS encoding TerC family protein: protein MDSVWLLAEILMVNLVLSGDNAMVIALASKNLPEKHRKTAVWWGAAGAVILRCVLTFAAVLLLQIPYIQAGGGLLLLWISFKLLLEEEEDLRVDEGGTIWRAIRTILLADFIMSLDNVLAIAGLAKGNLSLIVIGIALSIPIVVWGSGLIVNWLQRFPVLVFIGAYILAFTSGEMLLQDAKFGAIISFLLPTIHTILPIILGVAVVITGGIKQRSRSAK from the coding sequence ATGGATTCAGTGTGGCTGCTTGCTGAAATATTGATGGTAAATCTAGTCCTAAGCGGCGATAACGCTATGGTAATCGCTCTTGCCAGTAAAAACCTTCCGGAGAAGCATCGTAAGACTGCGGTATGGTGGGGAGCAGCGGGAGCAGTTATCCTTCGCTGCGTGCTTACTTTTGCTGCAGTATTGCTGCTTCAAATTCCTTACATACAAGCAGGTGGAGGTTTACTGTTATTATGGATATCCTTTAAACTGTTGCTGGAAGAGGAAGAAGATCTCCGTGTGGATGAGGGTGGAACGATCTGGAGGGCAATTCGTACCATATTGCTTGCAGATTTTATCATGAGCTTAGATAATGTTCTGGCGATTGCGGGGTTAGCTAAAGGGAACTTGTCTCTGATAGTGATCGGAATTGCCTTAAGTATTCCTATTGTGGTCTGGGGCAGCGGCCTTATTGTTAATTGGCTGCAACGTTTTCCGGTTCTCGTATTCATAGGAGCATATATCCTGGCATTTACTTCAGGAGAAATGCTGCTGCAGGATGCGAAGTTTGGTGCAATAATATCCTTTTTACTTCCCACAATCCATACCATACTCCCAATTATACTTGGAGTAGCCGTCGTTATTACAGGAGGCATCAAACAACGCAGTCGATCAGCAAAATAA
- the thiI gene encoding tRNA uracil 4-sulfurtransferase ThiI — protein sequence MMKPMESAAFAAAGNSADDADLLLLRFGEFMLKGKNRARFEKRILRHVKEMLIPYPKVQLTKDFGRIYVELNGEPAKELLGALINVFGIASISPVKVAKSELENILEVSARFLKVIAPAPGTTFKVNARRVWKDFPHGSLEMNKLVSTPLLQGYPGLIVDMNTPQLELRVEIRQAQTYIFCENISAVGGFPLGTNGKAMLLLSGGIDSPVAGWSSMRRGLEVECIHFYSYPYTSELARQKVIDLTRVLSRYAGVIKLHLVPFTEVQTSFTGIGQDNLIITLMRRAMLRIATSLAEKEGALALVTGESLGQVASQTLPSMNVIGRATLLPLLRPLVMMDKSDIVELSKKIETYDLSILPYEDCCTLFVPKSPSTNPNLRIIDKIEATLPNYSSLLSAAVALTETLEITPYGNERPESEAGSEERMKEEWF from the coding sequence ATGATGAAACCGATGGAATCCGCTGCTTTTGCAGCTGCAGGAAATAGTGCCGATGATGCAGATTTGCTGCTTTTGCGCTTCGGAGAATTTATGTTAAAGGGTAAAAACCGTGCCCGCTTTGAGAAGAGAATACTGCGGCATGTGAAAGAAATGCTTATTCCGTATCCCAAGGTCCAATTGACCAAGGATTTCGGACGGATATATGTAGAACTGAATGGGGAGCCAGCTAAGGAATTGCTTGGAGCGTTAATAAATGTATTTGGGATCGCATCCATAAGCCCGGTTAAGGTAGCGAAGTCAGAGCTAGAAAATATCTTAGAGGTCAGTGCAAGGTTTCTAAAAGTTATTGCACCGGCACCGGGCACAACCTTTAAAGTGAATGCACGCCGGGTGTGGAAAGACTTTCCGCACGGTTCTTTGGAAATGAATAAGCTGGTTTCTACTCCGCTGCTGCAGGGGTACCCCGGACTTATCGTTGATATGAACACTCCGCAGTTGGAGCTCAGGGTAGAGATTCGGCAAGCACAAACTTATATTTTTTGCGAAAATATATCGGCTGTAGGCGGGTTTCCGCTCGGAACCAACGGCAAGGCGATGCTGCTGCTGTCAGGAGGGATTGACAGTCCTGTAGCCGGCTGGTCCTCCATGCGTCGCGGATTGGAAGTAGAGTGCATCCATTTCTACAGTTATCCTTATACAAGCGAGCTTGCCCGTCAAAAGGTCATCGATCTAACGCGGGTTCTGTCCCGGTACGCAGGGGTTATCAAGCTGCATTTGGTGCCTTTTACCGAGGTACAGACATCTTTTACAGGTATTGGACAAGACAACCTTATCATAACGCTTATGCGCCGGGCGATGCTACGAATTGCGACCTCCTTGGCGGAGAAAGAAGGAGCTCTTGCACTTGTTACGGGAGAGAGTCTAGGACAGGTAGCAAGTCAGACACTACCAAGCATGAATGTGATCGGGCGAGCCACACTTCTGCCTCTCTTGCGCCCATTGGTCATGATGGACAAAAGTGACATCGTTGAGCTGTCCAAAAAGATTGAGACCTATGATTTATCCATTCTGCCATATGAGGATTGCTGTACATTATTTGTACCAAAGTCACCCTCAACAAATCCCAATCTGCGGATAATAGATAAGATTGAAGCAACGCTACCTAATTATTCTTCCCTCTTATCAGCAGCTGTGGCCTTAACAGAAACGCTCGAAATCACACCTTATGGAAATGAACGTCCGGAATCAGAAGCCGGATCGGAAGAGAGAATGAAGGAAGAGTGGTTCTAG
- a CDS encoding cysteine desulfurase family protein: MLYWDYAAAAPPYDEVMETMEQIMKLHYANPSSLHRAGTEAGKLISRAREVCAGVLSVRPDEIFFTSGATESNNLAIKGAALQYAGRGRHIITTNLEHPSVYESCLQLQKMGWEITFIQPDHTGTIDPLLLAAAIRRDTVLVSVMHVNNEVGTVQPLQAIGRIIKEINPRTLFHIDGVQGFGTFETSLREWGADLYSLSPHKIRGPRGVGILYVRQGITLFPLLSGGSHEGGVRAGTENVAAIVASAKALRMTNERRKDVVARILPLRNRLLQFINTVPELTVNSGDYGAPHIVHFSYPGMKGEVMARKLEELGMVVSTRSACSSKHSEPSRVLLAMGKDAATAEGGIRISFGDAHTLKDVEALEQAILKAVKDLKPAEGGRK; this comes from the coding sequence ATGCTTTATTGGGATTATGCCGCTGCTGCACCGCCTTATGATGAGGTCATGGAGACGATGGAACAAATTATGAAGCTGCATTATGCCAATCCATCCTCCCTTCATCGTGCGGGAACAGAGGCTGGCAAATTAATTAGCCGAGCCCGTGAGGTATGCGCTGGGGTTCTTTCTGTGCGGCCTGACGAGATCTTTTTCACCTCCGGAGCAACGGAGAGCAATAACCTAGCTATCAAAGGTGCTGCCCTGCAATATGCCGGGCGTGGTCGCCATATTATAACTACGAATCTTGAACATCCCTCGGTGTATGAAAGCTGTCTGCAACTTCAAAAAATGGGCTGGGAGATCACCTTTATTCAACCAGATCATACTGGAACTATAGATCCGTTACTACTTGCTGCGGCCATTCGCCGAGATACAGTTCTGGTTAGCGTTATGCATGTTAATAACGAAGTCGGTACCGTTCAACCGCTGCAAGCAATAGGTCGTATCATCAAAGAAATCAATCCCCGGACTCTATTTCACATAGACGGTGTACAGGGTTTTGGAACCTTCGAGACCTCACTTCGGGAGTGGGGCGCTGATTTGTACAGCTTGTCACCTCATAAAATCCGCGGCCCTCGCGGTGTGGGCATACTATATGTAAGACAAGGTATTACACTGTTTCCGTTATTAAGTGGAGGATCTCATGAGGGCGGAGTTCGGGCGGGTACCGAGAACGTAGCGGCTATTGTGGCTTCTGCTAAAGCACTGCGGATGACAAATGAGCGGAGAAAAGACGTTGTTGCTCGTATATTACCTTTAAGAAATAGATTGCTGCAGTTTATTAATACTGTTCCGGAGTTAACCGTAAACAGCGGCGACTATGGGGCTCCGCATATTGTTCATTTCTCTTATCCGGGAATGAAGGGGGAGGTCATGGCGCGTAAGCTGGAGGAGTTAGGTATGGTTGTCTCGACCCGTTCCGCTTGCTCATCCAAACACTCAGAGCCGAGCCGGGTGTTATTAGCAATGGGTAAAGATGCAGCAACGGCCGAAGGTGGCATAAGGATTAGCTTCGGAGACGCCCATACTCTAAAGGATGTTGAGGCTCTGGAACAGGCCATATTGAAGGCAGTCAAAGATTTAAAGCCAGCTGAAGGAGGCAGGAAGTAA
- a CDS encoding lytic transglycosylase domain-containing protein, which yields MEMNSAVAGGLGSLKWTNLKGVTGKGGTVNSKESSGANTSRFANMLQEISEHSAEDQGPNSVGLPPGVTYKGGLLWQQLPAQGERISGNISGEISESTEIWTGPSGTGETKPTDYEDLIQAASSKYGIPVDLIKAVIDTESSFNPNVVSSAGAKGLMQLMDGTANGLGVSDPFDPAQSIDGGVRYLSYQLKRFDGQEKMALAAYNAGPGRVSKLGVSNDEELMAQLSRLPKETQSYISKIERARDKYAV from the coding sequence ATGGAAATGAATTCGGCTGTGGCCGGCGGGCTTGGTTCGTTAAAGTGGACCAACCTTAAAGGAGTTACGGGTAAGGGTGGAACCGTAAATTCCAAGGAAAGTTCAGGTGCAAATACTTCGCGATTTGCGAATATGCTGCAGGAAATATCAGAACACTCCGCGGAAGATCAAGGACCCAATTCGGTTGGATTACCCCCAGGAGTCACTTATAAGGGTGGCCTGTTGTGGCAGCAGCTTCCTGCCCAAGGTGAGAGGATAAGCGGCAACATTTCCGGGGAAATATCAGAAAGCACTGAAATTTGGACAGGACCTTCTGGAACAGGTGAGACTAAGCCTACAGATTATGAAGACCTCATTCAAGCGGCGAGCAGCAAGTACGGTATACCCGTTGACTTGATTAAGGCTGTAATTGATACAGAGTCATCCTTTAATCCTAATGTGGTATCTTCCGCAGGAGCCAAAGGACTGATGCAGCTAATGGATGGAACCGCCAATGGGTTGGGAGTATCTGACCCGTTTGATCCTGCCCAAAGCATTGACGGCGGTGTACGGTATTTATCCTATCAGCTCAAACGCTTTGACGGGCAGGAGAAAATGGCGCTGGCGGCATATAATGCGGGCCCGGGACGTGTATCCAAACTCGGTGTAAGCAATGACGAAGAGCTGATGGCGCAGTTGAGCAGGCTTCCTAAAGAAACGCAATCCTATATCTCTAAAATTGAACGCGCTCGTGATAAATACGCTGTATAA
- a CDS encoding DUF1540 domain-containing protein translates to MSNTAKTHVNCSVSNCNYWGASNICKANEIIIEIDKHVGSSYKEEFAEEMTLGNKHHDTAVSSSATCCLTFKPKS, encoded by the coding sequence ATGTCGAATACTGCAAAAACACATGTTAACTGCAGTGTAAGCAATTGTAACTATTGGGGAGCAAGCAATATTTGCAAAGCGAATGAAATCATTATCGAGATCGACAAGCATGTAGGAAGCAGCTACAAGGAAGAATTCGCAGAAGAGATGACTCTAGGGAATAAGCACCATGATACGGCGGTAAGTTCTTCAGCTACCTGTTGTTTGACCTTTAAGCCAAAGTCTTAG
- a CDS encoding YpuI family protein, with product MSASNVQKLCETTREKLKYAIEKMEFFLNQNALPQLGTDQDEEMLHFYQGFLSDLRHLLVFSEMSYEKLGVALRRATFDESFAQKALYNVYHYGVNNFFYPKNESYSEDGRYAYTGQDAIRFRKKPVRQARDIIMEITKVYEELRDDLTYYESDYLTERRMQNQV from the coding sequence ATGTCAGCATCCAATGTGCAAAAATTGTGTGAAACGACCAGAGAAAAATTGAAATACGCTATTGAGAAAATGGAATTCTTCCTAAATCAAAATGCGTTGCCGCAGTTAGGAACAGATCAGGATGAGGAAATGCTTCATTTCTACCAAGGTTTCCTGTCTGACCTTCGCCATTTGCTCGTTTTCTCCGAGATGTCTTACGAGAAATTGGGAGTTGCTCTGCGCCGCGCTACATTCGATGAATCCTTTGCGCAAAAAGCGCTTTATAACGTTTACCATTATGGTGTTAATAATTTCTTCTACCCGAAGAATGAGAGCTATTCTGAAGATGGACGTTATGCTTATACAGGACAAGATGCCATTCGTTTCCGCAAGAAGCCGGTTCGCCAGGCACGCGATATTATCATGGAAATCACAAAAGTGTACGAGGAACTTCGTGATGATCTCACTTATTACGAAAGTGATTATTTGACCGAGCGCCGTATGCAGAATCAGGTGTAA
- a CDS encoding S8 family peptidase — translation MSRKNIMLAGLVTAAFTAAILIFAWRPATHEIAEAPGQPQPQVEKTMKKNALTQDVEMTDRLNKVDVSRHLRTLISKSHDSSTSDVAVYARKLQQEHGYISMLMWIDFRTNKTMTFKSSLPKGSELEQKQLQKHLKSAKAAVKGHQSYESPTFIIGSEKYYFIAQRDQKGTTAVIALINQKVLGRVTDHQLKNLRLIPYPKEGKYHVESVHADTLRDMTVKTGHDNENASHYYENEIVVRFPNGHLTEAQLKDISRDIHCKMPRKLGYAYIFRSSDMNYTQLKPYFTNNWHPLYSEPHYMYLTNDKVNENTGGNLPPNDLLFSTYQWNLPAIETELGWQLSKGSNDVIVAVVDTGVQANHPDLEGKLLAGYNAITNESSPDDDVGHGTHVAGIIGALINNSEGVAGISWYNKILPVKALDSTGAGTTYSVAEGIIWAADNGAKVINLSLGNYADSQFLHDAIRYAYDRDIVIVSAAGNDNTERPGYPAAYPEVLAVAATNASAKKASFSNFGDYIDVTAPGESIASTYPDSQYAALSGTSMASPHVAALAGLVRSLNPDLSNTEVMKLMTDQAIDLGTPGQDKYYGWGQVDIFKTLQAAGGEDVPLQMWPQRVRQQLDHLIQRIKHNP, via the coding sequence ATGTCTCGAAAAAATATAATGCTTGCCGGCTTAGTTACTGCGGCATTTACCGCTGCTATTTTGATTTTCGCCTGGAGGCCTGCTACTCATGAGATTGCGGAAGCCCCGGGCCAGCCTCAACCTCAGGTAGAAAAAACTATGAAAAAAAATGCTTTGACTCAGGATGTAGAAATGACGGATCGATTAAACAAAGTCGATGTAAGCAGACATTTACGAACCCTTATCTCCAAAAGTCATGATTCATCAACATCAGATGTAGCAGTGTATGCCAGAAAGCTGCAACAGGAGCACGGGTATATATCCATGCTGATGTGGATTGATTTCCGCACCAACAAGACTATGACCTTCAAATCCTCTCTGCCCAAAGGAAGTGAGCTGGAACAGAAGCAGCTTCAAAAACATTTGAAGAGTGCTAAAGCTGCTGTGAAGGGTCATCAATCGTATGAATCACCTACGTTTATTATCGGATCTGAGAAATATTATTTCATAGCTCAACGTGACCAGAAGGGGACAACCGCTGTGATTGCGTTGATAAATCAGAAAGTATTAGGGCGGGTAACCGACCACCAACTGAAAAATCTACGCTTGATCCCTTACCCGAAGGAAGGTAAATATCATGTCGAATCCGTTCATGCGGATACGCTACGTGATATGACCGTCAAGACGGGTCACGATAACGAGAATGCAAGTCATTATTATGAGAATGAAATCGTTGTCCGATTCCCCAATGGACATCTGACAGAAGCACAGTTAAAGGACATTTCAAGGGATATTCATTGCAAAATGCCGCGGAAACTAGGATATGCCTATATTTTTCGTTCATCTGACATGAATTATACCCAGCTTAAGCCTTACTTCACCAATAATTGGCACCCCCTGTATTCAGAGCCTCACTATATGTATTTAACCAATGATAAGGTAAACGAAAATACAGGTGGGAATCTCCCGCCCAATGATTTACTGTTTTCCACGTATCAGTGGAATCTTCCGGCGATTGAGACAGAATTGGGATGGCAGTTATCGAAGGGAAGCAATGATGTAATTGTGGCAGTGGTAGATACTGGAGTTCAAGCCAACCATCCTGATCTGGAGGGAAAGCTGCTTGCCGGCTATAATGCAATCACAAATGAGTCATCACCTGACGACGATGTTGGGCATGGAACTCATGTAGCAGGCATAATAGGAGCCTTAATAAATAATTCCGAAGGTGTGGCGGGGATTAGTTGGTATAACAAAATACTTCCGGTTAAAGCACTCGACAGCACGGGTGCGGGAACCACATATTCCGTAGCGGAAGGCATCATCTGGGCGGCTGATAACGGTGCTAAAGTGATTAACCTAAGTTTGGGAAATTATGCCGATTCCCAATTTCTACATGATGCCATTAGATATGCATATGACCGGGATATCGTAATTGTCTCCGCTGCCGGAAATGATAATACGGAGCGTCCCGGGTACCCGGCAGCATATCCTGAGGTACTGGCAGTAGCTGCCACCAATGCCTCTGCGAAAAAAGCATCGTTCTCCAACTTCGGAGATTATATTGACGTGACAGCACCCGGGGAAAGCATCGCCAGTACGTACCCCGATAGCCAATATGCGGCGTTATCCGGAACTTCTATGGCGAGTCCCCATGTCGCCGCATTGGCCGGTCTAGTCCGATCTCTGAACCCTGACTTATCGAATACGGAGGTTATGAAGCTGATGACGGATCAGGCTATTGACCTTGGGACTCCAGGCCAGGACAAGTATTACGGCTGGGGACAAGTGGATATTTTCAAAACCCTTCAAGCCGCCGGCGGCGAGGATGTCCCTTTGCAGATGTGGCCCCAGAGGGTCCGACAGCAGTTGGACCATTTAATACAGCGGATTAAACACAATCCTTAA